One Theropithecus gelada isolate Dixy chromosome 20, Tgel_1.0, whole genome shotgun sequence DNA segment encodes these proteins:
- the PAM16 gene encoding mitochondrial import inner membrane translocase subunit TIM16 isoform X2, producing the protein MAKYLAQIIVMGVQVVGRAFARALRQEFAASRAAADARGRAGHRSAAASNLSGLSLQEAQQILNVSKLSPEEVQKNYEHLFKVNDKSVGGSFYLQSKVVRAKERLDEELKIQAQEDREKGQKPHT; encoded by the exons ATG GCCAAGTACCTGGCGCAGATCATTGTGATGGGTGtgcaggtggtgggcagggccttTGCACGGGCCCTGCGGCAGGAGTTTGCAG CCAGCCGGGCCGCAGCTGATGCCCGAGGACGCGCTGGACACCGGTCTGCAGCCGCTTCCAAcctctccggcctcagcctccaggaggCACAGCAGATTCTCAACGTGTCCAAGCTGAGCCCCGAGGAGGTCCAGAAG AACTATGAACACTTATTTAAGGTGAATGACAAATCCGTGGGTGGCTCTTTCTACCTGCAGTCAAAG GTGGTCCGCGCAAAGGAGCGCCTGGACGAGGAACTCAAAATCCAGGCCCAGGAGGACAGAGAAAAAGGGCAGAAGCCCCACACGTGA
- the PAM16 gene encoding mitochondrial import inner membrane translocase subunit TIM16 isoform X1: MTLGLQEPCPLAAVSRARLCGPTGSSLLSGCLIYPQAKYLAQIIVMGVQVVGRAFARALRQEFAASRAAADARGRAGHRSAAASNLSGLSLQEAQQILNVSKLSPEEVQKNYEHLFKVNDKSVGGSFYLQSKVVRAKERLDEELKIQAQEDREKGQKPHT, encoded by the exons ATGACCTTGGGTCTCCAGGAGCCTTGCCCCTTGGCAGCCGTTTCCAGGGCCCGTCTCTGTGGGCCCACAGGGAGCAGCCTGCTAAGCGGGTGCCTGATTTACCCACAGGCCAAGTACCTGGCGCAGATCATTGTGATGGGTGtgcaggtggtgggcagggccttTGCACGGGCCCTGCGGCAGGAGTTTGCAG CCAGCCGGGCCGCAGCTGATGCCCGAGGACGCGCTGGACACCGGTCTGCAGCCGCTTCCAAcctctccggcctcagcctccaggaggCACAGCAGATTCTCAACGTGTCCAAGCTGAGCCCCGAGGAGGTCCAGAAG AACTATGAACACTTATTTAAGGTGAATGACAAATCCGTGGGTGGCTCTTTCTACCTGCAGTCAAAG GTGGTCCGCGCAAAGGAGCGCCTGGACGAGGAACTCAAAATCCAGGCCCAGGAGGACAGAGAAAAAGGGCAGAAGCCCCACACGTGA
- the PAM16 gene encoding mitochondrial import inner membrane translocase subunit TIM16 isoform X3 has product MGVQVVGRAFARALRQEFAASRAAADARGRAGHRSAAASNLSGLSLQEAQQILNVSKLSPEEVQKNYEHLFKVNDKSVGGSFYLQSKVVRAKERLDEELKIQAQEDREKGQKPHT; this is encoded by the exons ATGGGTGtgcaggtggtgggcagggccttTGCACGGGCCCTGCGGCAGGAGTTTGCAG CCAGCCGGGCCGCAGCTGATGCCCGAGGACGCGCTGGACACCGGTCTGCAGCCGCTTCCAAcctctccggcctcagcctccaggaggCACAGCAGATTCTCAACGTGTCCAAGCTGAGCCCCGAGGAGGTCCAGAAG AACTATGAACACTTATTTAAGGTGAATGACAAATCCGTGGGTGGCTCTTTCTACCTGCAGTCAAAG GTGGTCCGCGCAAAGGAGCGCCTGGACGAGGAACTCAAAATCCAGGCCCAGGAGGACAGAGAAAAAGGGCAGAAGCCCCACACGTGA